From Mya arenaria isolate MELC-2E11 chromosome 1, ASM2691426v1, a single genomic window includes:
- the LOC128236374 gene encoding folate receptor beta-like, with product MDSTTVLLILISTICVWAKDHDDLLNTCIDADSHKYLPGPESDLHGECVPYHERACCTQNTTTSFHVQDVWAGFTWNHCSGHVLSDTCKQWFLKDKCFYECSPNVGPWIVEHSIRIRNERFMHVPFCASQCSSWWAACRNDFTCLDNWSKGFNYSTGVNTCPTGKVCRPFHTVWPTASAFCEQVWGHSFKVVPDNQPCFKLDFTGSNPNDVVASYYFRQHQGSIFG from the exons ATGGACTCTACTACCGTTCTGTTGATCCTTATTTCGACCATCTGTGTTTGGGCCAAAGACCACGATGATTTGTTGAATACTTGTATCGACGCCGACTCTCACAAATACCTTCCAGGACCTGAATCTGATCTACATGGAGAG TGTGTTCCCTACCACGAGAGGGCCTGCTGCACTCAAAATACGACGACCAGTTTCCACGTGCAAGACGTATGGGCGGGGTTCACGTGGAACCACTGCTCGGGTCACGTACTTTCTGACACGTGCAAGCAATGGTTTCTAAAGGATAAGTGCTTCTATGAATGTTCTCCAAATGTTGGGCCTTGGATCGTTGAG CATTCAATTCGTATCCGGAACGAGCGGTTTATGCACGTACCATTCTGTGCGAGCCAGTGCAGCTCGTGGTGGGCCGCGTGCAGAAACGATTTCACTTGCTTGGATAACTGGTCCAAGGGATTCAACTACTCTACAG GGGTGAACACATGTCCGACCGGTAAGGTATGTCGACCGTTTCACACAGTTTGGCCGACAGCCTCAGCATTTTGCGAACAAGTTTGGGGCCATTCGTTCAAGGTCGTTCCTGATAACCAGCCCTGCTTCAAGCTAGACTTTACGGGAAGCAACCCTAACGATGTGGTAGCAAGTTACTATTTTCGGCAACACCAGGGTAGTATATTTGGATAG
- the LOC128234594 gene encoding uncharacterized protein LOC128234594 → MPSQAESRRSLFNVKLASWFVRLSAIFCMVASGITMAITDVEAVAIISFVVGCAALTQPLLASCCYNRNPESCTPWKLTTGKIILYIWLFFTNCVLVTFIGYGIFYLYVFAIPYAEYFFTTWIGILLLFVFLISIVLTAVNIYTFCVLHKNGCCFMKSLNRDILNVDPEATPVAIIMPTQTVTFGRKPELDAATSCNVYLEPPPPYQEQCPPYLENKT, encoded by the exons atgcCGTCTCAAG CGGAGTCACGTCGCTCACTGTTCAACGTTAAGCTAGCATCATGGTTCGTGCGGCTCAGTGCCATCTTCTGCATGGTAGCTTCCGGGATTACTATGGCAATCACCGACGTTGAAGCCGTCGCCATAATATCGTTCGTCGTCGGTTGTGCA GCACTGACTCAACCTCTCTTGGCGTCGTGTTGTTATAACCGAAATCCCGAGAGTTGTACGCCTTGGAAACTG ACGACCGGCAAGATCATTCTGTACATCTGGCTGTTTTTCACCAATTGTGTCTTGGTCACTTTTATCGGCTATGGTATTTTCTATCTCTATGTCTTCGCCATCCCCTACGCCGAGTACTTCTTTACTACTTGGATCGGTATCCTCTTACTTTTTGTATTCCTGATCAGCATCGTCCTTACCGCGGTCAACATCTACACATTCTGTGTTCTCCACAAGAACGGCTGCTGTTTCATGAAATCCCTCAACAGAGATATTTTGAACGTGGATCCAGAg GCAACACCAGTGGCTATTATTATGCCGACACAGACCGTGACATTTGGCCGTAAACCGGAACTGGATGCGGCTACTTCCTGTAACGTGTACCTCGAGCCTCCGCCTCCTTATCAGGAGCAGTGTCCGCCATATTTGGAGAACAAAACATAA
- the LOC128236387 gene encoding folate receptor beta-like, which produces MSCLMQTACLLLVFLTTNCVLAKDHDDYLNTCIDAENHKDVPGPEPDLHGQCAPWRDRACCAVNTTKGFHAQDVWLGFTWNHCEGHMLSDSCRQWFLKDLCFYECSPNVGPWIIERPIRIRNERFTNVPFCASQCNSWWAACSTDFTCWNDWGKGFNYSTGVNTCPSGTVCRPFHTVWPSAENFCEHIWDHSFRVVPDDQPCFKIDYTGRNPNDAVANYYFQNHQGNIFG; this is translated from the exons ATGTCGTGTCTAATGCAGACTGCTTGCCTGCTGCTCGTTTTTCTTACGACCAACTGTGTTTTGGCCAAGGACCATGACGATTATCTGAACACATGTATCGACGCAGAGAATCATAAGGACGTTCCCGGGCCCGAACCCGATCTACATGGACAA TGCGCTCCGTGGCGGGACAGAGCATGTTGCGCGGTAAACACGACGAAAGGTTTTCACGCACAGGATGTTTGGCTTGGGTTCACTTGGAACCATTGCGAGGGTCACATGCTCTCTGACTCTTGCAGACAATGGTTTCTGAAGGACTTGTGCTTCTATGAATGCTCTCCAAACGTTGGACCATGGATAATCGAg CGTCCGATTCGTATCCGAAATGAGCGTTTTACCAATGTGCCATTCTGCGCGAGCCAGTGCAACTCGTGGTGGGCCGCATGTAGTACTGACTTTACTTGCTGGAATGATTGGGGAAAAGGCTTCAACTACTCAACAG GCGTGAACACCTGCCCATCCGGTACAGTATGCCGACCGTTCCATACGGTTTGGCCGAGCGCGGAAAACTTCTGCGAGCACATTTGGGACCACTCGTTTCGTGTTGTACCTGACGACCAGCCATGCTTTAAGATCGACTACACGGGTAGGAACCCAAACGACGCTGTGGCGAATTACTACTTCCAAAACCACCAAGGCAATATCTTCGGATAG